AAGCAGAAATAAAAAGTCTTTTAAAAGAAGACATCAGTATATTAATAAAAGTTCCCAATTCAGGAAAGCATTATGTATGTGATTGTGGTGAAGCAAGCTTATTGACAGTGAAGGAGGCACAGTCTGTGTCAGCAATATTCATCAGCCATACACATATTGATCACTTTGCGAACTTTGACGGGATTTTCAGACATCAAATTGGAAGTGGAGAAAAAGTGGTCATCTGTGGACCGAAGAATATTCATCAACAAGTTGAAGCAAGGTTAAAATCCTACACATGGAATTTAATAGATGAAAATGCCATTGAATATGAAATCAGGGAAATTGTTTCCAAGGAAGAAATTAATGTTTATACACTCCATCCACCTTACTGGAATACAGAATTCATAAAGACTCAGAATTTTCTTTTTGAAGATGAATGTGTGAATGTTGATTTTGCCATTCTTGATCATAAAACAGATTCCATTGCTTATCTGTTTAAAGAAAGAGATACCATTACTTTTCATGAAGAAGCTTCCGGCTTCAGAAAAGGAAAATGGATCAGCGAGTTAAAAATAGCTTTCGAAAACAATGATCCGGATCAGCAAATTGAGATAGAAGATACAATATACAAGGCGTCGGAATTATTCCATCTACTCACAAAAAATGAGGGATATAAGTTGGGCGTAATTATGGATCATGCTGTAGATGAAAGAAACTATGAAAAGATGAGAACTGTTTTTACAGAAGCTGATAAGGTATACATCGAAACATTTTATAAAGATCTCGATCAGGAATTTGCCAAACTCAATTATCACAGTTTTGCATCTGCATCAGGAAAAATCATGAATGAATGCAAGGTGAAAGAAGCCATCCCGATCCACTTTTCAAGAAGATATACGGAAAGTGATCAACAGGAAATTGAAACTGCTTTTTATAAAGCATTTCGAGAAAGTTAATTTAAAATATTTATTAACAAACAACAATTAAAAAAATGAAACCTAATATATTTTTTACAGCAGACCATCATTTTGGTCATGAAAATATTATAAAATTTTCCGAAAGGCCCTTTGAGTCTCCGGAACATATGAATGAAGAGCTAATCAAAAGATGGAACGAGAAAGTCGGAGTCGGAGATACCGTTTATCATTTAGGTGATTTCAGCTTAGGAAAACCTGATTTTACAAAAGAAATTTTGGATCAATTAAACGGAAATATCCACTTAATCAAAGGAAATCATGAAGGAGCAGCATTAACTTATCCTAAACGATTTGCCTCCATCAGAGATTATCACGAATTGAAAATAGACGACCCGGAGAATAATAACGGAAAACAGAAAATAATTCTTTTCCATTACTCAATGCGTACCTGGAACGGTTCACACCGTGGAGTATGGCAGTTATACGGGCATTCACACGGGACTTTACCTGATGATGAAATGGCGTTAAGCTTTGATGTTGGAGTGGATTGCCACGATTTTTACCCGATTTCCTACGAAGAAGTAAAGGAAATTATGAAAAGGAAAAAGTGGACGCCTCCATTCGGACCGCGAGAATAATATTACAGGAAAGTTGTAAAGTATAAGAGTGTTAGAATTTAAATTTTACGGTCTAACCTCTTTACTGTACAACATCCATTTTATAAAACCATGAAAACAACCAATGAAATATTAATTGTCGATTTGGAAGCTACCTG
This genomic interval from Chryseobacterium joostei contains the following:
- a CDS encoding MBL fold metallo-hydrolase; this translates as MLQAEIKSLLKEDISILIKVPNSGKHYVCDCGEASLLTVKEAQSVSAIFISHTHIDHFANFDGIFRHQIGSGEKVVICGPKNIHQQVEARLKSYTWNLIDENAIEYEIREIVSKEEINVYTLHPPYWNTEFIKTQNFLFEDECVNVDFAILDHKTDSIAYLFKERDTITFHEEASGFRKGKWISELKIAFENNDPDQQIEIEDTIYKASELFHLLTKNEGYKLGVIMDHAVDERNYEKMRTVFTEADKVYIETFYKDLDQEFAKLNYHSFASASGKIMNECKVKEAIPIHFSRRYTESDQQEIETAFYKAFRES
- a CDS encoding metallophosphoesterase family protein — its product is MKPNIFFTADHHFGHENIIKFSERPFESPEHMNEELIKRWNEKVGVGDTVYHLGDFSLGKPDFTKEILDQLNGNIHLIKGNHEGAALTYPKRFASIRDYHELKIDDPENNNGKQKIILFHYSMRTWNGSHRGVWQLYGHSHGTLPDDEMALSFDVGVDCHDFYPISYEEVKEIMKRKKWTPPFGPRE